ACCTTTAAATATgataaagaattaaacaaaacacGAAAAGATACTAACCTTGCCATGTTCATGTTCCCGTAATGGAAGGGCAAAATTAGACGACAATTTCGAGTGAGCGTTTGATCAAATCATTTATGGCTGTCATTTCCCTATCTGAACGTGAGGGAATTGGGTGACCAAATTAAGAAACAGCATTTTAGAATAGATAAGAGGGTTTACAGTGCACTGGAGGCATTTAGTCGAAGGCGAAAGGTAAGAAATCTGAGTTTCTATACTGACCATACAGCGTTTTATGGAATCTGGACAATACTCTAGTCACTATAGCCTAGTTACTCATCATCCATGTCTTTTCCTTAGTTTTAGCCATTTAATATTTGCCTTGCAATAAAAGACTCAATAAAAGGCTTAGTCTCAAACTATGATAGTTGTAAGCCTAGCATTTTTGTTCTAGTCAGCTTCGTAACATCtgtcagtgttatttttttctgctgtcGTTGCTGTCGCTCTGACTGGGCTTTCGCTGCTTAAGCTATGatctgaatattttaaagaatggTTACTTGTGCAACCTCTGACCTTCCACTGACCTTGACTTCATAATGCTGCCTCCCCAGATGACGACGCTCCAGAGAACAGCTTCATGTCCTGGCTAATTGCGGACAAAAGTAAGGTTGCTAGCGTTGTGTGTTGCTCCCTTTCCCACGCTAATTCATGGACAGGAATTTGCAAAATACTGATGTCGATAATAGATTTTGCACCTGGTGATAAATGGACACATTCTGAGTATATGTTGAGAGATTCATGGGACACTGGAGGATGATGGAGTTTTAGGCACTTTGTTTCATACATCTTTGGAGTTTGGTAACGTatgcgtgcatgtgtatgtataagcaCAGATATTCGTACACatacaaaggtatatatatatatatgtatatatgtattatacatatacgtatataatgtatatatatataataaaatccacgTAAGATACATGATATACAGGCATACTCCTTTAAAAACCTACACTACCTTTGTTGTCCAAAGAGGAGGTTGTCAAGGGCATGTGGCTAGCactctcatcccaaaagactagCTGAGAATTGAAAGGCTAACATCTCCTGGAGCCACGTCCCTTGAGGGAGattacaatgtatatgtatatatattatatatgtatatatatatagatatattatatattatacacatacacacacacacacacacacacatatatatatatatatatatatatatatatatatatatatatatatatatatatatatatatatatatatatatatatgtatatataactgattgtTCATTGACTTTCAATGGACTGGTGAATTGTCCATTAAGTCAAGCTACTTAGAAAAGTGACGGGATCTACTTATATATTTCTCAGAAGTAGAAAAAGAGCGTAATAAACAATGTTAGTATTAAGCCAGTACATAAAACACGTGGCGTCGTTGTCTTGCTCAGAATGAAATGGTTTTTGACATCTAGAAAATTAATTCGGAGCAGGTTCACCACACTCGAATTTTACCAGATGTAAACACGACCAGTTCACTACATATAGCTTAAAATTAAAAGTGACAACACCATTGGTTGAGTGTTATCAAGTATGCAATGAGATGTAATATTTagttaatttagtttattttacgttttatttcctCGCCAACAAAGAGAGCCTTAAACTCCTCATCTTCAGGCAGTGTTACCTATAGTGAAATATGCTTTAAGCAGTGAATATAAGGGAGAGGAGAATAGCGAGAGCGTCTCGGCACTGCATATCTTTGCTATGGAGATAATATTACCTGCGAATTAGTTTGACTTCTCTTCATCTTAGAAATGTTTGGTGTTGGCGCCGCTTCTGTTGCTGCATGGtcatcaatatcatatatatatatatatatatatatatatatatatatatttggaaaatggatacagtatatatgaaaatggaggATGAAAGAAAGTTTCAAGGCTTGGCAGTAATTggcgaaataaaataataaagcagaTGTCAAACATGCAGTCAGCACACTGATAATTTCTGTAGAATAAATGCAGGAATAGGTCtcataaaaggagtgtgaacccTCCTTGACCTGCGAGGAACAAGTCAACTGCATCTGGTTCAGCTCTGCCAAAAAGGTTAGCCATAGATGCACCGCTGGAAATAAGATAGCAGTATCCCAAACCACTTGAGTCATTAACCAGGTCGTAATAAAATTTTGGCGACTGGGATGGATCAGAATGACCAAAAcaagattttcttaaaattttctctgGGGTCTTTAAACCTCTTATATTCCTTTTCTCGTACTAGACCTGAATCAGATTGATCCGTGTAGCTACTAACCCAGCTGGTCGCTGGCAGTTTGTGTCATTCTACTCTAATGTCGAGGATTGTGCCTTTCCGTGGCGATGGGAAATCACTTGCTCTGTATCCTTGTAAGTTACTGCCGCAGGGGGGGTTGCCCATGGCGTTCAGTTAGGGGAATCTGGCTGATGTTCACCTGAATACCCTTGAGGTAGTTGAGAACTGAAAAcaagcaattttaattttttactttattaggCTTGCTATCTCGGCTATTGAGGTCCGGCAATCCAGAAACATAACATCTGTAATCGCATTTAAAGTATCAATAATAACATTCACGCTCTGAAAATTACAGGTGATAAGATGACCCTTCTTGCGTAGATTTTTCAAGTATATTATTAatccaatataaaattttgtaGCTTTCAAGGGCTACTGCCTCCCTCTTCAGAAGAAATGTAATTGAAGATTGCTCATGAGCTTCTCTGTTTGCATCatccaaaaagttaaaaaaaaaaaaattttcactggtTTAAGCAGTTTTTCATAACTGTGCAGTACCTTGCATCCTCAGCACTCTCCACATAGTCTTTATGTTGATTTGATTGTAGACTTCTCACCAGGTATCCATTTCTGTTAACATTCAAGATACTACCGTGAAGGGTTTCCCAAGGTTAGAATTAAGAATACCAGATAAATGGGGTTGGGCAACCACAAAGTCATTGACCATACCAGCTTTTCTGTGAggattatagaaaataaaactatcataCAATTGCCTTTTCACAGTAAAATTGCAGAAACAACACAGTACAGATATGCAAACCATGAATTCGTGATCCATCTCAAATAATACCATCAGGAATACTACGTGCAAGAAGACTGCAGACAAGTGTCGAAATTttaacaagagagattgtacttttccgcaagttgtggtatagctGCATgcattctttctaaatttacgtaaagtggaaatgagtgttctgtagaagaaagatattgttctgttgtgtttgtatttagttgtgaaaagcattgtgttttgctgtttcatgtatttaattgcAAGTATACGTGTAATGGTGCTTAACTACAAACGTCTGTTGTTTGTCCGGTTGTTAGTCGAACATTTGGTGTTGGTCAGCGACGGTCGTGACCCCAGTCTCGTCACAGCCTTGGTGCAATGGAGTTCTGTCTGGCagggactcaagaaaagggaatgcagccatagttgtcggtgccttcaagtcaacttaagtattccttttcagcttaaaattcatttaaggagatttccttaaggagatatgcatatctaagtgtaaggagaatttcttttaAGTGTGCTTTGGGTGAGGGTtatgaagtagagattgtgctcctGCCAATCTCATTCTAGTTCAGGCTGGGAATATTGAATGCACCATTTGAACTAACGGGTAAGTTCATATCGTTTGTattagattaatatacacaagGCAATGCAGTGTTTTAAATGCAATTTGGAATAACCTATGAGGGAAGCAACCTGGGTTTCGTAGTATAAGACCTAGGCTACAAGTAGGTTGGTACGTTTCAAACCGCATAGGCCATTCAATTGCACTTACGGCTTGAAATGCTCCACttgttctgaatgagtcggaataacAAGGATGGAAAACAAAACTGCGTGGAATATGTCATTAAATGTGAGAATTGGGACATTTCATATGCTGGAGAAACAGGCAGAAACTTGGACAATGGTCTCACTGAACAAGAAAAGTTAAGAATAGACAACAGGAATAATGCTTTATCAATTCATGGTTGGGACGAAAGTCCCAGAATGAAATTTGAGAATTGTAACATAATGTTCAGAagcaatgatataaaataaaaacacagaccTATCTAGTGGTCATTAAGCAACCATGAACAAGTGGCTGAGAACGAATCACGTAGTAGCTAGGTATGgatactgtttgtgtgtttgaccAGCACCCAATAATCCTAATCCCCCCATGGGAAAACCTTTATGATAGTATTCAGTGTCGACAAAAATGGACACCTGGTGCGATCTGTAAGGACCTCAGTTACAAACAGGAAATCCCAAGAGTATTCTTCACTGCCATTTCTGCTGACAAAAGGGGCACTAGCCCTCAAAAGCTAAagaattttctattattatactCCATAAGTCTACGCAAGATGGGTCTTTTTTTGTATCCTACAATAATGACATCAGTTATAATACCATGCAGGCTGGTTTATTCACTAAGGAATGCCCTCGACAGTGATAAAATCTCTCCTGATTGCTCTCGTTGCTGTTAGGTACTTTTTTTCTGCAACACAAACGTCCCTTCATATCTTTTGTAATCTCGGGATTTTGGAAATCGGTAGGCCGACAAGTCTAGAAGGTGAGACCGACACTACCTTGGCAGCCGGCGGATGTGGGGTCATTTTAACCTCCTGGACACCCAGAAACCAAAATCCAGTAGCCTTCAAAATACCTTAACACACCCAAATATCGTTTGAAATAAACgatctaggatttttttttgtggtttgaagGACTTGGTGTTTTTTGACAGTCAGAGATTGAAGTATCACTGTGGGACGTCTGCTGGCTGTCTGCAATAATCAGGGTACTTTTCCCAGTATGGCAAATTTCATGGCTTCAAAAATCATTTTGCAAACATAGTTCCCAGTATGGTGAGCCATCCCATTCAGTGATGGAAGTAAAAGTACGAAGTTTCTCATTGTTTCATGAGACACCGGCCGTACCTGATGATACAAAACTACTGATTATGAGAGGGATGAAGTTAGTGGCATTGACATGGCACATACTGACATCTCATATCCTAACATTACACTTGACTGACCTCCAGGTATTGCAAAGATATGCTCAGTGTCGGGCGCACTCCCAAACTCCCAGTTCTCTTGTGGGTGCTCACAGCATGTGTAAACCAATTTTCAGAAGGCGTAGAGAGTCCGGTCATATCAATGAACTTTCGACAGCTGTTAGAggcacaggaggaggaggaggaggaggaggaggaggaggaggaggaggaggaagaagagggggaggaggaagatgatgaagGTGAGGCTGATGATGATGAGGTTGATGAGGAAGGTGAAGATGAGGCAGGTGATGATGAAGACGACAATAAGTATGAgggtgaagaggaagaggaggaagctgATGAGGATGAAGAGGCTGATGAAGATGAAGGTGGGGAAGATGAAGATGCtaatgaggatgaggaagaggaagatgatgaagaagctgatgaggatgaggaagcggaagatgaggaagaagatgatgatgaagaagctgatgaggatgaggaagaggaagatgaggaagaagctgatgaggatgaggaagaggaagatgaagaagaagctgatgatgatgaggaagaggaagatgaagaagctgatgaggatgaggaagacgaagatgaagaagctgatgaggatgaggaagaggaagatgaagaagctgatgaggatgaggaagaggctgatgaggaagaggaagaggaagatgaagaagctgatgaggatgaggaagaggaagatgaagaagctgatgaggaagaggaagatgaagaagctgatgaggatgaggaagaggaagatgaagaagctgatgaggatgaggaagaggaagatgaagaagctgatgaggatgaggaagaggaagatgaagaagctgatgaggatgaggaagaggaagatgaagaagctgatgaggatgaggaagaggaagatgaagaagctgatgaggatgaggaagaggaagatgaagaagctgatgaggaagaggaagaggaagctgatgaggaagaggaagatgaagctgatgaggatgaggaagatgaagCTGATgcagaagaggaagatgaaggcGAAGCTGatgaggatgaagaggaagaggaagatgaagctgatgaggatgaggaagaggaagatgaagaagctgatgaggatgaggaagatgaagatgaagctGAAGcagatgaggatgaggaagatgaagatgatgaggatgaggaagatgaagctgatgaggatgaagaagaggaagatgaagaagccgatgaggatgaggaagaggaagatgcaGAAGCTggtgaggatgaggaagaggaagacgaagaaggtgatgaggatgatgaagaggaagatgaagaagcagatgaggatgaggaagaagaagatgaagaagaagctgatgatgatgaagaagaggaaggtgaagaagatgatgaggatgaagaagaagaagcagacgaagatgaggaagaggaagaggcagatgaggatgaggaagatgaagaagaggatgaCGAAGAagctgatgaggatgaggaagaggaagacgaagaagctgacgaggatgaggaagaggaagacgaagaagctgatgaggatgaggaagaggatgatgaagaagttgacgaggatgaagaagaggaagaggatgatgaagatgcggaagaggaagacgaagatgaAGCTGATGAGGATGAAggagaggaagacgaagaagaggaaggtgatgaggatgaggaagaagatgaagaagacgaagctgatgaggatgaggaagacgaagaagaagctgatgaagatgaggaagaagctgatgaggatgaggaagaggaagacgaagaagatgatgaggaagaagatgaagacgaagctgatgaggatgaggaagatgaagaagaagctgatgaggatgaggaagaggaagacgaagaagaagaggctgatgaggatgaggaagacgaagaagaagcagatgaggatgaggaagaggaagacgctgatgaggatgaggaagaagaagctgatgaggatgaggaagacgaagaagaagcagatgaggatgaggaagaggaagacgaagaagacgctgatgaggatgaggaagaagaagctgatgaggaagaggaagacgaagaagaagaaggtgatgaggatgaggaagaagatgaagaagacgaagctgatgaggatgaggaagaggaagaggaagacgaagaagctgatgaggatgaggaagaagatgaagaggaagttgacgaggatgaggaagaagatgaagaagacgaagctgatgaggatgaggaagaagatgaagaagctgatgaggatgaggaagaagatgaagctgatgaggatgaggaagaagatgaagaagacgaagctgatgaggatgaggaagaagatgaagacgaagctgatgaggatgaggaagaggaagacgaagctgatgaggatgaggaagatgtTGAAGATGAagctgatgaggatgaggaagacgaagaagctgatgaggatgaggaagaggaagatgatgaggatgaggaagacgaagaagCTGGTGAGgctgaggaagatgaagaggaagacgaagctgacgaggatgaggaagatgaagaggaagacgaggaagaagctgatgaagatgaggaagatgaagaggaagacgaggaagaagctgatgaggatgaggaagatgaagaggaagacgaggaagaagctgatgaggatgaggaagatgaagaggaagacgaggaagaagctgacgaggatgaggaagatgaagaggaagacgaggaagaagctgatgaagatgaggaagatgaagaggaagacgaggaagaagctgatgaagatgaggaagatgaagaggaagacgaggaagaagctgatgaagatgaggaagatgaagaggaagacgaagaagaagctgacgaggatgaggaagatgaagaggaagacgaggaagaagctgatgaggatgaggaagatgaagaggaagacgaggaagaagctgatgaggatgaggaagatgaagaggaagacgaggaagaagctgatgaagatgaggaagatgaagaggaagacgaggaagaagctgacgaggatgaggaagatgaagaggaagacgaggaagaagctgacgaggatgaggaagatgaagaggaagacgaggaagaagctgatgaggatgaggaagatgaagaggaagacgaggaagaagctgatgaggatgaggaagatgaagaggaagaggaagaagctgatgatgaggaagaggaagacgaggaagaagctgatgaggatgaggaagatgaagaggaagacgaagaagaagctgatgaggatgaggaagatgaagaggaagacgaagaagctgatgaggatgaggaagaggaagacgaggaagaagctgatgaggatgaggaagatgaagaggaagacgaagaagctgatgaggatgaggaagaggagacgaggaagaagctgatgaggatgaggaagatgaagaggaagacgaggaagaagctgatgaggatgaggaagatgaagaggaggacgaagaggctgatgaggatgaggaggaggaagacgaggaagaagaagccgatgaggatgaggaagaagaggatgatgaggaggaagaagacgaagatgaagaagaggaagcagatgaagatgaggatgaggatgcagaagatgaagaggaagaggaggatgaggaagaagaggaagatgaaggagaagaggaagaggaggaagaagaaggtgaagaggaagatgaggaagaagaagaaggtgaagaggaagatgaggaagaagaagaagatgaagaggaagaagaggaagatgaagaagaagaagagggagatgaagatgaagaagaagaggaagatgaggaagatgaagaagatgaagaagagggagatgaggaagaagaagaagaagaggaggatgatgaagaagaagaagaggaagaggaggaagaaattgaagaagaggaagaggaagaagaagaaggagatgaggaagaagatgaaggtgaagaggaagatgaggaagaagaagaaggtgaagaggaagaagaggaagatgaagaagaagaagagggagatgaagatgaagaagagggagatgaagatgaagaagaagaggaagatgaggaagatgaagatgaagaagagggagatgaggaagaagaagaagaggaggaagatgaagaagaagaggaagaggaggaagaagctgaagaggaagaagaagaggaagaggaggaggaggaagaagaagaagaggaagaggacgaagaagaagaagaggaagaagtagttgATGAagttgaggaggaagaagaagaggaggaagaggaagatgaggaagaggaggaagaagaagaggaggaagaggaagatgaggaagaggaggaagaagaaggggaagaagtaGTTGATGAagttgaggaggaagaagacgaagaggatgaggaggaggaggaggaggaggaggaagagggtgaagaaggtgaagaggatgaggaagaagacgtagaggaggaggtagaagaagCCGAAGAAGTAGGGGAAGAAGCTGCACCAACTGAAGAAGccgaggaaggagaagaagaagaagaagaagaagaagaagaagaagccagtaAGGGAAGGTTCCTCAGGAATGCTCCGACCTCGTGTATTTCCCGCCATCCGCATTTTTCTTTCCTCAGCATTTTCGTTTTGCCCAACAACAGAGACCTTCATTTTTTCCGAACAGACTCTGAACACTTCACCTGAACGCCCTATGAGAAACAGTCACTCTAAAATGATCGTCAGATAAGCTCTTAGAGGATACAGACATTAAGATTGAGATGGATTATCATATGGGACAGAACTCTTTGATTGACGTACTCGTCATCACCTTGAGTCAGTATTTTCTGAACTGTTTCTTAAAGTCACTTTACATTCAAAAATGTTGTAGATTATCACTGTTACTTATTGGCGGTTTTCAAAACATCACCTGCACTTAGGAGTCTGTAAAGATATTAACGAAAATTAACTAGTAACTGAAGTCTCTTTGGAAACCGAAAATAAACATCAACCTTACCAGTCATCAATTGTAGCCAGTAGTGTTGTATCTAGTCATTCCTCATGtggcaaaattatatttaacttgTCACCAAACAAAACGAATACTTAACGTTGTTTTATGTTTAGTGTTCATTCAATTTACCTTTAAGCCCCAAAGACATTGAAAACAGTTTTTAACTTCTCCATTTGTTTCTTTGTGCACTTGCTGCTGTGTGGTTGCTGTAGACGCATGACTCTgtatttttcaattgtttttgttttgtttaagtggCGTTAGTTGGTGCCTGCTTTGAAGTTATGAAGCCCTTTGGTTAGAATTCCAGTTTAACAGCATGTCGTCTGAGTTCATAGTTTCTGTGCAGTTTGTCAATTATGTGTTTGGCACTAATAAGAAAAATCGTCTGAAGGTGCATCACTGAAGCTTTGGCTTCAGTCTCAGTCATCTCTGGCGATGAATAAGCACGGAAAGCTAGAGCTATTTCTTTGGTATCCTTGTTCGCTATTTACCCTTAGcactattgtattattttttcttattttaagttCCAAGATCAATCACTGGAGGTCTAGACATATGAATCATTTTCATAGGCTTCAGTTTGcctgtgaaattaattttatttttagtttttatatttttctgctttttttttagttttggctAGAAAATGTTGCTGCATTTTGCATACATTATAGTATAGCTGTTATCATCAACTTTGATGAAAACGGGAGACAACTCCGAGTCCCAGAAATATTCAAGTCTTCTCATTAAAGTTTCGTACAAAACTGGAGGGATATGCTATGGTAAGTTCTGTCCAACTTAGATTTTCTACAGGCTGTTATCTAGcagacgaaattttttttttttatcctacggGTAATGAATTTGATTATTCTAAACAGAGTTTAAATATAGTGTCTTAGTATCATCTTTTAAACTTAGTCTTATTATCAGTGAATCTGAATCTCGATACTCTTGAGTAGTATTGAAATAGAATCTTTTgcctttatcaaaattatttttgctaaATGTCACACATCAGCAAAGCAGTTGTtcagaaattatgaatatttttgtaaccGTCAAGAAAGGAATAAACTAATTCCTGAATTAGTCAACGAATGCTTCAGATTACTATTAGTATTACATGCATTGCATTTTGAAGCTAGGTATAAAAAATTCCGTAACTATAACTGTAAAAGTAGAAATATTTTACAAGCTGCAGCATGACAATCACAAAATAACGATCTGTGCCAtgttcatttgcaattttttaaGTCCACATTACCAGTGAAATCTTCAGACTTGTCAATTTTAGGTAAAAGTATGAAGTTAGATTAGTAAGTTCGTTTCTCTTGTATAATAGACACAATGTCAAAATCCTCatgaaatagtaatttactcaATGGAATTACTCGCTGTTCATATAAAAACTGGACATTTTCTACAGTACAGTAAATTATCAGTAACAAGACTCCCCAAAAATCAACACGTTATTGTTAACTTTGTGTTGAATGAAGATAGCTAAGCATCTGTGGGTATGGAAggtgaaggggtggggggggtgaaATGACGGGCGAAATGGAGATGTCATGGACCCTGCCTGACCTTTATCACACGTAAACAGGCGAGATCCAGGACGAGGAAGAGGTCCTGGAATGGCTGATTGAGCAGCGTCACGAGGACACCATTGAGAATATCAACCGGCAGATGCTCTACACCCTCATCGATACGCAGGATTACCTCGCTGTGTACTTCTGTGAGTTTTATATAAATGCTTTAGCTTTGTATGCCTTGAATTTTGGCTTGCAGATGACATTCGAGGATATGAGTGAATGTTGTGAAAACTGTATACaagaattacattattattattattattatattattattcagaagatgaaccctattcatatggaacaagcccaccgaaggggccactgacttgaaattcaaacttcca
This DNA window, taken from Macrobrachium rosenbergii isolate ZJJX-2024 chromosome 4, ASM4041242v1, whole genome shotgun sequence, encodes the following:
- the LOC136829395 gene encoding trichohyalin-like isoform X2, which translates into the protein MTRLLQGTLLALALVAFSVLSAVQATNQNAKADVIEEVNAKQLENLVAESDYVAVFWYKRSCKDCDKVLSELETIDDDTDRFGVHFVKVADKKLAKSYGVKTFPALSFFRNKEPMHYEGDLMDEASVLEFLTSLEAMELPDQIEEVNAKILDKIVEDQEFVAVLFYKNECRRCVKALQELENVDDDADHLGIAFVKINDPELADEYSLGALPALVYYRRRIPVVYDGDLMNEDKVLEWLVENKNTGDDDDTIDDVTPGLLNTLIDSMDHLAVIFYDRDETDDASSLQELENIDDELDKQGIHIVKIADEVAAKEYGIEDTPALVYFEHEIPSLYDGDLHNEEEVLSWLIEQLHTDEIEDITDEMLDKLIRESDHLAVLFYDEDDAESQQVVNELENIDDDCDSHGISFVKISNEDEAREYGIDHLPTLVYFEKGIPSLYIGNLLAEDEVLDWLVLQLEEDEIEHVTDEMLDKLIEKSEHLAVLFYDKDSRRSKKVLSELENIDDECDQRGIFFVKIDNDEEAREYGIESVPTLVYFESEIPYIYEGDLMKEEDVLEWLFHHVDHEEIADVTDEMLDKLIINEPYLAVLFYDKDDPEDHEVLGELENIDDDCEQAGVPFVKIDNDAEAKEYGIDDLPALVYFENRIPSIYEGDLSNEQEVLAWLLEQKNTDTIEEVTDEILDDLISNFEYVVVYFSGACDEGEQCDKILKELENIDDDTDDHGMHFVTTEETGIAKDYGIKTIPALALFRNGEAILFKGDLADEDAVLAWLTSEETLEIPNQIEEVNEKMLERILNTSNNVAVFFYAEDDIKSRAILSELENIDDECDDIGIDFVKISDEGIAQEYDIISLPALVYFRNRFPQIYEGDLKDEEALLEWLIDNKDKGPTSIIEEVDGQMLQNLVDTFEYLVVYFYDDNCPTCETVLAELETIDDETDEVGIQFVKTNDVEVAEELGISHLPALVYFEGGVPSIYDDDDAPENSFMSWLIADKKGVESPVISMNFRQLLEAQEEEEEEEEEEEEEEEEEGEEEDDEGEADDDEVDEEGEDEAGDDEDDNKYEGEEEEEEADEDEEADEDEGGEDEDANEDEEEEDDEEADEDEEAEDEEEDDDEEADEDEEEEDEEEADEDEEEEDEEEADDDEEEEDEEADEDEEDEDEEADEDEEEEDEEADEDEEEADEEEEEEDEEADEDEEEEDEEADEEEEDEEADEDEEEEDEEADEDEEEEDEEADEDEEEEDEEADEDEEEEDEEADEDEEEEDEEADEDEEEEDEEADEEEEEEADEEEEDEADEDEEDEADAEEEDEGEADEDEEEEEDEADEDEEEEDEEADEDEEDEDEAEADEDEEDEDDEDEEDEADEDEEEEDEEADEDEEEEDAEAGEDEEEEDEEGDEDDEEEDEEADEDEEEEDEEEADDDEEEEGEEDDEDEEEEADEDEEEEEADEDEEDEEEDDEEADEDEEEEDEEADEDEEEEDEEADEDEEEDDEEVDEDEEEEEDDEDAEEEDEDEADEDEGEEDEEEEGDEDEEEDEEDEADEDEEDEEEADEDEEEADEDEEEEDEEDDEEEDEDEADEDEEDEEEADEDEEEEDEEEEADEDEEDEEEADEDEEEEDADEDEEEEADEDEEDEEEADEDEEEEDEEDADEDEEEEADEEEEDEEEEGDEDEEEDEEDEADEDEEEEEEDEEADEDEEEDEEEVDEDEEEDEEDEADEDEEEDEEADEDEEEDEADEDEEEDEEDEADEDEEEDEDEADEDEEEEDEADEDEEDVEDEADEDEEDEEADEDEEEEDDEDEEDEEAGEAEEDEEEDEADEDEEDEEEDEEEADEDEEDEEEDEEEADEDEEDEEEDEEEADEDEEDEEEDEEEADEDEEDEEEDEEEADEDEEDEEEDEEEADEDEEDEEEDEEEADEDEEDEEEDEEEADEDEEDEEEDEEEADEDEEDEEEDEEEADEDEEDEEEDEEEADEDEEDEEEDEEEADEDEEDEEEDEEEADEDEEDEEEDEEEADEDEEDEEEDEEEADEDEEDEEEEEEADDEEEEDEEEADEDEEDEEEDEEEADEDEEDEEEDEEADEDEEEEDEEEADEDEEDEEEDEEADEDEEEETRKKLMRMRKMKRKTRKKLMRMRKMKRRTKRLMRMRRRKTRKKKPMRMRKKRMMRRKKTKMKKRKQMKMRMRMQKMKRKRRMRKKRKMKEKRKRRKKKVKRKMRKKKKVKRKMRKKKKMKRKKRKMKKKKREMKMKKKRKMRKMKKMKKREMRKKKKKRRMMKKKKRKRRKKLKKRKRKKKKEMRKKMKVKRKMRKKKKVKRKKRKMKKKKREMKMKKREMKMKKKRKMRKMKMKKREMRKKKKRRKMKKKRKRRKKLKRKKKRKRRRRKKKKRKRTKKKKRKK